A part of Gramella sp. MAR_2010_147 genomic DNA contains:
- the dnaE gene encoding DNA polymerase III subunit alpha: MYLIFDTETTGLPKRWDAPLTDSDNWPRCIQIAWQVHDEMGNLIENQDYLVKPEGFDIPYDSERIHGISTDLAQEQGIPLDEVLEKFNTALQKSKFVVGQNVGFDLNIMGAEFIRRDFENTLQEMPVLDTCTETTAELCKIPGGRGGKFKLPTLTELHEFLFDEAFAEAHNATADVEATTRCFLELIRQRIYTIEELDVPSDYFENFSEKNPQKIELIGLKHINLKKASDKIRKRLEKQQPSDDISNEEIQENLEKLDEVPFAHLHNHSQFSVLQSTISIPDLVAAAAEEDMNAVALTDHANMMGAFHFVKEIGTYNKSVKEHNATAEENGEDLKKPLKGIVGCEFFVCENHTDKSRKDNGYQIVMLAKNKNGYHNLAKMSSKAYTEGFYYVPRIDKEVIKQYKEDIIVLTGNLYGEVPSKILNLGEKQAEEALVWWKEEFGDDLYIEMMRHEQEDENRVNPVLVEFSKKHDVKLIATNNTYYWKQEDANAHDILLCVKDGEKQATPIGRGRGYRYGLPNEEYYFKSGSEMKKLFKDLPNAISNIQEIVDKIEPFELARDVLLPAFEIPEEFLSEEDQKDGGKRGENAFLKHITFEGAKKRYPEITSEIEERLNFELSVIENTGYPGYFLIVEDFIRAAREMGVSVGPGRGSAAGSVVAYCLWITNIDPMKYDLLFERFLNPDRVSMPDIDIDFDDEGRSRVMDYVIKKYGANQVAQIITYGTMAAKSSIRDTARVLDLPLMDSDRIAKLIPNTKLGKLFAMDDKTIKSKFRGDEIEKINELFNISEGDDLEAQTVNQARILEGSVRNTGIHACGVIITPGDITNYVPVSVAKDSDLYVTQFDNSVVESAGLLKMDFLGLKTLTLIKDTVKIVKGRHDIDLDPDSFPLDDEETYKLFQRGETVGIFQYESPGMQKHMQALKPTVFDDLIAMNALYRPGPMEYIPSFIARKHGDEEISYDLPEMEEYLEETYGITVYQEQVMLLSQKLAGFSKGEADMLRKAMGKKLVALLAQLKPKFIDGGNEKGHPAEVLEKIWKDWEAFASYAFNKSHSTCYAWIAYQTAYLKAHYPAEYMAAVLSNNMNDIKLVTFFMEECKRMKLNVLGPDVNESYYKFSVNKDNAVRFGMGAIKGVGSGAVATIVENRKTKEGPYRSIFDMAKRIDLRSANKKAFENLALAGGFDGFGKTHRAQYFHDDGSGMSFLEKVVKYAQKFQENQNSSQVSLFGEASDVQIPEPEVPGCEEWGTMEKLRREKEVVGIYISGHPLDDFKIEMSYFCNGKLSDCRDLESVVNRELTMGCVVVDVQHRVSKNGKGWAIFTVEDYDESYEFKIFGEEYLRMKHFFVPNNFIHMKIFVKEGWTNKDTGKKGEPRIQFREIGLLHDVMDKNAKKLTIQLNINDLKNEKIEWLKDTFMSHKGDCHLNFVVYEMEEQVKLRMPSRKHKIRISQELIEALEKEQFMYKLN, encoded by the coding sequence ATGTACCTCATTTTTGATACTGAAACTACCGGACTTCCTAAGCGTTGGGATGCACCTTTAACCGATTCTGATAACTGGCCACGATGTATACAGATAGCCTGGCAGGTGCATGATGAGATGGGAAATCTTATTGAAAACCAGGATTACCTGGTTAAACCGGAAGGTTTTGATATTCCCTATGATTCTGAACGTATTCATGGCATTTCTACAGATCTCGCCCAAGAACAGGGAATCCCTTTAGATGAAGTTCTTGAGAAATTCAATACAGCGCTGCAAAAATCAAAATTTGTGGTGGGGCAGAATGTTGGTTTTGATCTCAATATTATGGGGGCAGAATTCATCAGAAGAGATTTTGAAAATACACTTCAGGAAATGCCTGTTTTGGATACCTGTACCGAAACTACTGCCGAATTGTGTAAAATTCCCGGTGGTCGCGGAGGGAAATTTAAATTACCCACACTTACCGAATTACACGAATTTTTATTTGATGAAGCATTTGCGGAAGCGCATAATGCGACCGCCGATGTGGAAGCAACTACACGTTGCTTTCTTGAATTAATCAGGCAAAGAATCTATACCATCGAGGAGCTGGATGTTCCTTCAGATTATTTTGAAAACTTTTCTGAAAAGAATCCACAGAAAATTGAGCTGATCGGCCTGAAGCATATCAATTTAAAGAAAGCTTCAGATAAGATCAGAAAAAGACTGGAAAAGCAACAGCCTTCAGATGATATTTCCAATGAAGAGATCCAGGAGAACCTGGAGAAACTGGATGAGGTTCCATTTGCTCATCTTCATAATCATTCACAATTCTCAGTTTTACAATCAACGATAAGTATTCCCGATCTTGTAGCCGCTGCGGCTGAAGAAGATATGAATGCGGTAGCGCTTACCGATCATGCGAATATGATGGGAGCTTTCCATTTCGTAAAAGAAATTGGGACTTATAATAAAAGTGTAAAAGAACATAATGCCACTGCCGAAGAGAATGGTGAAGACCTCAAAAAACCATTAAAGGGAATTGTTGGTTGCGAATTCTTTGTTTGTGAGAATCATACTGATAAAAGCCGAAAAGACAATGGCTATCAGATAGTGATGCTTGCCAAAAATAAAAATGGCTATCACAATCTGGCTAAAATGTCTTCCAAGGCTTATACAGAAGGCTTTTATTATGTGCCACGTATAGATAAGGAAGTGATAAAACAGTATAAAGAAGATATCATTGTCTTAACCGGAAATCTTTATGGAGAAGTTCCAAGTAAAATATTAAATCTAGGGGAGAAGCAGGCCGAAGAAGCTTTGGTTTGGTGGAAAGAGGAATTTGGTGACGATCTTTATATTGAAATGATGCGTCATGAGCAGGAAGATGAGAATAGGGTGAACCCGGTTTTAGTTGAATTTTCCAAAAAGCATGACGTAAAATTAATTGCTACTAATAATACTTATTACTGGAAGCAGGAAGATGCCAATGCGCATGATATTCTACTCTGTGTGAAAGACGGGGAAAAACAGGCAACGCCAATAGGTCGTGGGCGAGGTTACCGTTACGGACTTCCTAACGAAGAATATTATTTCAAGTCGGGCAGCGAGATGAAAAAGCTTTTCAAAGATTTGCCTAATGCTATTAGTAATATTCAGGAGATTGTAGATAAGATAGAACCTTTTGAGCTAGCCCGGGATGTATTGCTTCCGGCTTTCGAAATTCCGGAGGAATTTTTAAGCGAAGAGGATCAAAAAGATGGGGGGAAAAGAGGAGAAAATGCTTTTTTAAAACATATCACTTTTGAAGGCGCTAAAAAACGATATCCTGAAATTACTTCTGAAATTGAGGAACGGCTTAATTTCGAATTGTCGGTAATTGAAAACACCGGATATCCCGGTTACTTCCTTATTGTAGAAGATTTTATTCGTGCTGCCCGGGAAATGGGAGTTTCGGTTGGGCCGGGGCGTGGTTCTGCCGCAGGATCTGTGGTAGCCTATTGTCTCTGGATCACGAATATCGATCCTATGAAGTACGATCTGCTTTTTGAGCGTTTCCTGAATCCGGATCGTGTGAGTATGCCCGATATTGATATCGACTTTGATGATGAAGGTCGAAGCCGGGTGATGGATTATGTGATCAAAAAATATGGTGCCAACCAGGTGGCGCAGATCATTACGTACGGTACGATGGCGGCAAAATCTTCCATTCGTGATACTGCAAGAGTGCTGGATTTGCCCTTAATGGATTCTGACAGGATAGCGAAGCTTATTCCAAATACCAAACTCGGAAAGCTTTTCGCCATGGATGATAAGACCATAAAGTCTAAATTCCGTGGGGATGAAATTGAGAAAATAAATGAACTCTTTAATATTTCTGAAGGAGATGACCTGGAAGCTCAAACGGTGAACCAGGCACGAATTCTGGAAGGTTCAGTACGAAATACCGGTATTCATGCCTGTGGAGTGATCATCACTCCCGGTGATATTACCAATTATGTGCCGGTATCGGTAGCAAAAGACTCCGATTTGTATGTAACCCAGTTTGATAACTCGGTCGTTGAAAGTGCGGGTCTGCTAAAAATGGATTTCCTGGGTCTTAAGACACTGACCTTAATTAAGGATACCGTAAAAATCGTAAAAGGAAGGCATGATATAGATCTGGATCCAGATAGCTTTCCGCTGGATGATGAAGAGACGTATAAGTTGTTCCAGAGAGGAGAAACAGTTGGGATATTCCAATATGAATCTCCGGGGATGCAAAAGCACATGCAGGCATTAAAACCAACGGTTTTTGATGATCTTATTGCCATGAATGCTTTATATCGCCCGGGACCTATGGAGTATATTCCAAGTTTCATCGCCCGAAAACACGGAGACGAAGAGATATCTTATGACCTACCGGAAATGGAGGAATACCTGGAAGAAACCTACGGAATTACAGTCTACCAGGAGCAGGTGATGCTTTTGTCGCAGAAACTTGCCGGTTTTAGCAAGGGTGAAGCCGACATGCTTCGTAAAGCGATGGGTAAAAAGCTTGTGGCGCTACTGGCACAATTAAAACCTAAATTTATAGATGGTGGAAACGAAAAAGGACATCCTGCAGAGGTGCTGGAGAAAATCTGGAAAGACTGGGAAGCCTTTGCTTCTTATGCTTTTAACAAGTCGCACTCTACCTGTTATGCCTGGATCGCTTACCAGACTGCCTATCTAAAAGCCCATTATCCTGCAGAATATATGGCGGCAGTGCTTTCTAATAATATGAACGATATTAAATTGGTTACTTTCTTTATGGAGGAATGTAAGCGTATGAAATTGAATGTGCTTGGGCCAGATGTAAATGAATCGTACTATAAGTTCTCTGTAAATAAAGATAATGCCGTTCGTTTTGGAATGGGTGCAATCAAAGGAGTGGGCTCAGGAGCGGTTGCAACAATAGTAGAAAACAGAAAAACAAAAGAAGGTCCTTATCGATCTATTTTCGATATGGCTAAAAGAATAGACTTGAGATCTGCGAATAAAAAGGCATTTGAGAATCTTGCTTTAGCAGGAGGTTTTGACGGATTTGGTAAAACTCATAGAGCACAATATTTTCATGATGACGGCAGCGGAATGAGCTTCCTGGAAAAAGTGGTGAAGTATGCTCAGAAGTTTCAAGAGAATCAAAACTCTTCTCAGGTAAGCTTATTTGGTGAAGCGAGTGATGTTCAAATTCCAGAACCGGAAGTTCCGGGATGTGAAGAATGGGGAACCATGGAAAAGCTACGCCGGGAGAAAGAAGTGGTGGGAATCTATATTTCTGGTCATCCATTGGATGATTTTAAGATAGAGATGAGCTATTTCTGTAATGGGAAATTATCAGATTGCAGAGACCTTGAGTCGGTAGTGAACAGAGAGTTGACTATGGGTTGCGTGGTGGTTGATGTTCAGCATAGAGTTTCTAAAAATGGAAAAGGCTGGGCCATCTTTACAGTGGAAGATTATGATGAATCTTATGAGTTCAAAATATTCGGGGAAGAGTATTTGAGGATGAAGCATTTCTTTGTTCCGAATAATTTTATTCATATGAAGATATTCGTAAAAGAGGGGTGGACGAATAAAGATACAGGTAAGAAAGGCGAACCCAGAATTCAATTCAGGGAAATTGGCCTATTACATGATGTAATGGATAAGAATGCAAAAAAGTTGACGATCCAGTTGAATATCAATGATCTTAAGAATGAGAAGATCGAATGGCTAAAGGATACTTTTATGTCTCATAAGGGAGACTGCCATTTAAATTTTGTGGTTTATGAAATGGAGGAGCAGGTAAAATTAAGAATGCCGAGCAGGAAACATAAGATCAGGATTTCTCAGGAATTGATAGAAGCATTAGAGAAGGAGCAATTTATGTATAAGTTGAACTAA
- the trxA gene encoding thioredoxin: MAVEITDANFEEQVLKSDKPVMVDFWAAWCGPCRMVGPIIDEISTEYDGKAVVGKLDVDANQEFAAKYGVRNIPTVLVFQNGEVVGRQVGVAPKQTYADAIDQLL; encoded by the coding sequence ATGGCTGTTGAAATAACTGACGCAAATTTTGAAGAACAGGTACTTAAAAGTGATAAGCCTGTAATGGTAGATTTTTGGGCTGCATGGTGTGGACCTTGTAGAATGGTTGGACCGATTATCGATGAAATTAGTACTGAGTATGACGGGAAAGCTGTTGTAGGAAAGTTAGATGTTGATGCAAACCAGGAATTTGCTGCTAAATATGGAGTTAGAAATATTCCTACGGTGCTGGTTTTTCAAAACGGAGAAGTTGTAGGACGTCAGGTTGGAGTTGCTCCAAAACAAACTTATGCTGATGCAATTGATCAGTTATTGTAA
- a CDS encoding DUF58 domain-containing protein, with the protein MNIEKELHNTGGFLNLDLLAKQVVEGYISGIHKSPFHGFSAEFAEHKIYNTGESTRHIDWKLFAKTEKLYTRRYEEETNLRCHLILDNSASMHYPALKDQSLNSLNKIGFSVLASACLMEILKRQRDAVGISVYSDEFEFYAPEKSSERHHHMLLSRLDEILSASVPRKNTDTYTYLHQIAEKLKRRSLIFLFTDMFQADADEERLFEALRHLKYNRHEVILFHVMDEKRELDFNFENTPRRFTDVETGAEVDLYSDNIRENYIKEVQKYLSDLKMQCAKYRIKYVEADINKNFDTILTAYLLEKQKFG; encoded by the coding sequence ATGAACATTGAAAAAGAACTTCATAATACCGGCGGATTTTTAAATCTTGACCTATTAGCAAAGCAGGTGGTAGAAGGTTATATTTCGGGTATTCATAAAAGTCCATTTCACGGTTTCTCTGCAGAATTTGCTGAGCATAAGATCTATAATACCGGGGAGAGTACCCGGCATATAGACTGGAAACTGTTTGCCAAGACAGAAAAGCTCTATACGAGACGCTATGAAGAAGAGACGAATCTAAGATGTCACCTTATATTAGATAATTCCGCTTCCATGCATTATCCAGCGCTGAAAGATCAGAGTTTGAATTCTCTGAATAAAATTGGATTTTCAGTTTTAGCTTCAGCCTGCTTAATGGAGATCTTAAAACGACAGAGAGACGCAGTGGGTATAAGTGTGTATAGTGATGAATTTGAGTTTTATGCTCCAGAGAAGTCGAGTGAGCGGCATCATCACATGCTTTTGAGTAGGCTAGATGAGATTTTAAGTGCTTCGGTACCGAGAAAAAATACAGATACTTATACGTATTTGCACCAGATAGCGGAAAAGTTAAAACGACGATCACTCATTTTTCTTTTTACCGATATGTTCCAGGCAGACGCAGATGAAGAAAGACTTTTTGAAGCCTTGAGGCATTTAAAATATAACAGGCACGAAGTAATTCTTTTTCATGTAATGGACGAAAAAAGAGAATTGGATTTTAATTTTGAAAACACTCCTAGAAGATTTACCGATGTAGAAACAGGAGCTGAGGTAGATCTTTATTCAGATAATATTAGAGAAAATTATATAAAAGAGGTGCAAAAATATCTTTCTGATCTTAAAATGCAATGTGCTAAGTACCGTATAAAGTATGTAGAGGCAGATATCAATAAAAATTTTGATACTATTCTGACAGCTTATTTACTTGAAAAACAAAAGTTTGGATAG
- a CDS encoding GAF domain-containing sensor histidine kinase: protein MSDGINENIETEYHRIKSLSDFDLDYGELEDEFEPLVELAAMIAGTQISVINLIDNYFQWTVASKSIKLLQMPREDSVCDRTIRSRKPLEILNLDKDEQFKHQEFSKGKSGFSYYLGIPLIVDSGDVIGALCVLDKTPKTISEKSKIMLGLVASEIVKKLELRKELDRKIFSLNEAVKTKNQLAHDVRGPINGITGLAELAETEDSSDIEKLQYFKLIKESGNSILELTNDILQNAKSIDEVKTSYINSKQLADRLMELYRLPAESKNIDLQVKTNPHNRDYTFSRRKLFSIFGNLISNAIKFTPSNGWIKISLDIADLEGKKHLIFCIVDSGMGVSEDILEDFREKKLKSSLGTSGEKGFGLGLRLVVELVHDLAGEIDIISGKDIGTTIKLSLPLK, encoded by the coding sequence ATGTCTGATGGAATAAATGAAAATATTGAGACTGAGTATCACAGGATTAAAAGCCTTAGCGACTTTGATCTTGATTATGGTGAATTGGAGGATGAATTTGAACCGCTTGTTGAACTGGCTGCAATGATCGCAGGTACCCAGATTTCAGTTATCAATTTAATTGACAATTATTTTCAATGGACGGTGGCTTCCAAGTCCATTAAACTATTGCAAATGCCTAGAGAAGATTCAGTTTGTGACAGGACGATAAGATCTCGCAAACCCCTTGAAATTTTAAACCTGGATAAAGATGAACAATTTAAGCATCAGGAGTTTTCTAAGGGAAAATCTGGTTTTAGTTACTATCTTGGAATTCCTTTAATTGTTGATTCTGGAGATGTTATAGGAGCATTGTGTGTGCTGGACAAAACGCCTAAAACTATTAGTGAGAAAAGCAAGATCATGCTTGGTCTTGTGGCCTCGGAAATTGTAAAGAAACTGGAACTTAGGAAAGAGCTGGATAGAAAGATATTTTCATTAAATGAAGCGGTAAAGACTAAAAATCAGCTTGCTCACGATGTACGGGGGCCTATAAATGGTATTACCGGTCTTGCAGAACTTGCGGAAACTGAAGACTCCAGTGACATAGAAAAGCTTCAGTATTTTAAGCTTATTAAAGAATCTGGAAATAGTATTCTTGAGCTTACTAACGATATTCTTCAAAATGCAAAGTCAATAGATGAGGTAAAAACGAGTTACATTAATTCAAAGCAATTAGCAGATAGATTAATGGAATTATACAGGTTGCCTGCCGAATCTAAAAATATTGATCTTCAGGTTAAAACTAATCCACACAATAGGGATTACACATTTTCCAGGAGAAAGCTATTTTCAATCTTCGGTAATCTTATTTCTAATGCGATAAAATTTACACCGTCTAATGGCTGGATCAAGATTAGCCTGGACATTGCTGATCTAGAAGGAAAAAAACATCTTATATTTTGCATCGTAGATAGTGGGATGGGAGTTTCAGAAGATATTCTGGAGGATTTTCGTGAGAAAAAGCTAAAATCATCCCTTGGTACATCTGGCGAAAAAGGCTTTGGTTTGGGGCTTAGGCTGGTTGTAGAATTGGTACATGACCTGGCTGGGGAAATTGATATCATTTCTGGAAAAGATATAGGTACAACCATTAAGCTAAGCCTTCCTCTGAAGTAG
- a CDS encoding thioredoxin family protein — protein MIENLLKKSLLFIILFTGFFTQAQIHDPVQWDTEVKQISEDEYQLVVNAFIEDKWHLYSQDLPEGGALPTVFIFKSAGEQFELLGKTKESESITEYDSVFEMDLTYFKNSANFVQNIKVKDSSLGKINAKVEYQACDDKACIFKTEEFEFIINENAAGLEDASTLSDKSENNKGEIALANPNEKRSFWGIFIVAFLSGFAALLTPCVFPMIPMTVSFFTKQSKSRAAGIRNAIFYGISIIVIYVLLGILVTVIFGADALNALSTNVWFNVLFFVLLVIFAISFMGAFEIVLPSSWGTKIDSKADKGGLIGIFFMALALAIVSFSCTGPIVGTLLVEAASKGGIAPIVGMLGFSLAIALPFALFAAFPGWLNTLPRSGGWLNTVKVTLGFLELALAFKFLSNADLVLQLHIIEREIFLAIWIAIFGMLALYLFGKIRLPHDSKEDHISVGRLITGLIALIFTIYLIPGLWGAPLKLISGFPPPLQYSESPDGIGSSKSGFKANAEGLPDGAEYGPHDIISFHDYEVGLAYAKEKGMPVLIDFTGHACVNCRKMEERVWSEPQVLEALKNDIVLVSLYVDDKRKLPENEQYVSETTGKEIESIGNKWSDFQITRYKANAQPYYVLIDHNEEMLIAPSAYEPDAEEYYSWLKKGIESFKNDSPTSVQSIGGDSGSIFNSD, from the coding sequence ATGATAGAAAATTTGCTTAAAAAAAGCCTTCTCTTTATAATATTATTCACGGGATTTTTCACTCAGGCTCAGATTCATGACCCTGTTCAGTGGGATACTGAAGTAAAGCAGATTTCTGAAGATGAATATCAACTTGTTGTGAATGCCTTTATAGAAGATAAATGGCATTTATACTCCCAAGATCTTCCTGAAGGAGGCGCTTTGCCAACCGTATTTATTTTTAAAAGTGCCGGCGAACAATTTGAGTTGTTGGGTAAAACCAAGGAGAGTGAATCTATTACCGAGTATGACAGTGTTTTTGAGATGGATCTCACCTACTTTAAGAATAGTGCAAACTTTGTTCAGAATATAAAGGTTAAAGACAGTAGTCTTGGAAAAATAAATGCGAAAGTAGAATATCAGGCCTGCGATGATAAAGCCTGTATTTTTAAAACCGAAGAATTTGAATTTATTATCAATGAAAATGCTGCCGGCCTTGAGGATGCGAGCACTCTAAGTGATAAATCTGAAAATAATAAGGGAGAAATTGCACTGGCGAACCCTAACGAGAAACGCTCATTTTGGGGAATATTCATTGTTGCTTTTCTTTCTGGTTTTGCAGCCCTGTTAACCCCTTGTGTTTTTCCTATGATCCCAATGACGGTTAGTTTCTTTACCAAACAAAGTAAGTCAAGAGCCGCAGGGATAAGAAATGCCATTTTTTATGGAATTTCCATTATTGTAATTTATGTGTTGTTGGGTATTTTGGTAACCGTGATTTTTGGAGCAGATGCGTTAAATGCATTATCTACAAATGTTTGGTTCAATGTGTTGTTTTTTGTGCTTCTTGTGATCTTTGCCATTTCATTTATGGGAGCTTTTGAGATTGTTTTGCCTAGTAGTTGGGGAACAAAAATTGACTCTAAAGCAGATAAAGGCGGTCTTATTGGTATATTTTTTATGGCCCTAGCACTTGCTATTGTCTCATTTTCATGTACCGGGCCTATTGTAGGTACTTTACTGGTGGAAGCAGCTTCAAAAGGTGGGATTGCCCCAATTGTTGGGATGCTAGGTTTTTCTCTGGCTATTGCTTTGCCATTTGCGCTGTTTGCCGCATTCCCTGGCTGGTTAAATACATTGCCAAGATCTGGTGGCTGGTTAAATACGGTAAAAGTAACTTTAGGTTTTCTGGAACTGGCGCTTGCATTCAAGTTTTTATCTAATGCAGATCTTGTTTTACAACTTCATATTATAGAAAGAGAGATATTCCTGGCAATCTGGATCGCGATATTTGGGATGTTGGCACTTTATCTCTTCGGGAAAATTAGATTACCACACGATTCAAAAGAAGATCATATATCTGTAGGTAGATTAATTACAGGGCTTATAGCATTAATTTTTACGATTTATTTAATTCCGGGACTATGGGGTGCACCCCTAAAATTGATTAGTGGATTTCCCCCTCCGCTTCAATATAGCGAATCACCAGATGGAATTGGAAGCTCGAAATCTGGTTTTAAAGCTAATGCTGAAGGTTTACCTGATGGAGCTGAATATGGGCCACACGATATTATATCATTCCACGATTATGAAGTTGGCCTGGCGTATGCAAAAGAAAAAGGGATGCCTGTTTTAATCGATTTTACGGGCCACGCATGTGTGAACTGTAGAAAGATGGAAGAGCGGGTTTGGAGTGAACCTCAGGTGCTCGAGGCCTTGAAAAATGATATTGTACTGGTTTCATTGTATGTAGATGATAAAAGGAAATTACCAGAAAATGAGCAGTATGTTTCAGAAACTACTGGTAAAGAGATTGAAAGTATTGGTAATAAATGGAGTGATTTTCAGATCACCAGATATAAAGCCAATGCGCAGCCTTATTATGTTCTTATTGATCATAATGAAGAGATGCTTATTGCGCCTTCAGCCTATGAGCCAGATGCAGAAGAATATTATAGTTGGTTAAAAAAAGGAATT